In Pseudomonas sp. PDNC002, the DNA window GCCGCCAGGGTCTACGCCAACCGCTACCACGAGCGGGACGACGAGAACGCCAACATCCTCGGCCTGGCCGCCGCCAACGTCGCGGCGAGCCTGAGCGGCGCCTTCGTGGTCAACGGCAGCCCGACCCAGACGGCCATCGCCGAGCAGGCCGGTTCCCGCAGCCAGGTGGCCCAGCTGGTGTTCGCACTGGTGGTGGGCGTGGTGGCGCTGTTTCTCTGCCAGTGGCTGCAATACCTGCCGCACTGCGTGCTGGCCGCCGTGGTCTTCACCATTGCCATCGGCCTGATCGACGTGAAGACGCTGCTGGCCATGCGCACGGAAAGCCCTTCGGAATTCCGCACGGCCCTGCTCACGTCGGCCATCGTGCTGCTGGTGGGCGTCGAGCAGGGCATCCTGCTCGCCATGGCGCTGTCGCTGGCCCATCACGTACGCCGCAGCTACCGTCCGCATACCCTGATGCTGGAGCCGGACGCCGACGGCCGCTGGATGCCGGTGCCGGTGCAACCGGGCAAGCAGACGGCGGCGGGGCTGATTGTCTTCCGCTTCGGCGCCGACCTGTTCTACGCCAACGATACGTACTTCACCCAGCAAGTGATGGGTCTGGTCGACATGGCGCCAGCGGGCCTGCGCTGGTTCGTGGTGGACGCCGGCGCCATCACCGGGCTGGACTACTCCGCGGCGCGCTCCCTGACGGACCTCTGCGAACGCCTGCGCAAGCGTGGTGTGACCCTGGTCATCGGTCGCGCCAACCGCTACCTGCGCGCCGACATGGAACGCCACAACGTGGCACGGGTCATCGGCCGCAAGAACATTCTCGCGACCCTGCACCGCGCGCTCGCGGTCGCCGGTGTCGGCGCGGAGCCGGCGGAAGCTGGCGTGGTGTGAGTCCCGGAGGGGAAATGAAAACGGGAGCCGAAGCTCCC includes these proteins:
- a CDS encoding SulP family inorganic anion transporter; translated protein: MALPPRLFSGLRPLDRKGALRDALAGVSLAAMDIPQLLGYARIAGMPAITGLYTALLPLLAFAFFGASRHLVVAADSATATIFSGHLAGLAAIGSPRYIALAGTVALLTAAMLLIARLLRLGFLADFLSRTALTGFLVGVGLQVALAMCGDMLGLTVPATSSAEKALYLAGHLHQTDLPTAALALLLIVVLLAAKRWLPRWPIPLLALVGCIAASAAFDFAGHGISVLGPIAGGLPSLALPALDWRDISELLPIAGACFIMIIAQSSAAARVYANRYHERDDENANILGLAAANVAASLSGAFVVNGSPTQTAIAEQAGSRSQVAQLVFALVVGVVALFLCQWLQYLPHCVLAAVVFTIAIGLIDVKTLLAMRTESPSEFRTALLTSAIVLLVGVEQGILLAMALSLAHHVRRSYRPHTLMLEPDADGRWMPVPVQPGKQTAAGLIVFRFGADLFYANDTYFTQQVMGLVDMAPAGLRWFVVDAGAITGLDYSAARSLTDLCERLRKRGVTLVIGRANRYLRADMERHNVARVIGRKNILATLHRALAVAGVGAEPAEAGVV